From Nitrosopumilaceae archaeon:
TCTACTACATCATCAGTATCATCTGGCGAAGTTGCACCAGCATATGCAACAACCAGCTCTACAGGTTATACTGGAAACAGATACTATGCAACAAGAGCAAGATTGTCATATCACCCTCCAGATAAACAATACAAGGGTGAATCTGTGTCATCTCAAACTGTTAAAGTTGCAGAGCCGCCAAAACCAAAACGTGGTACACTGCCCGCTGGCTGGAAACCCTAAACTAATTTTTAAAAGCCTCTAGGACTTCTTGTGCATGTCCTGCAGGTTTTACTTTTTCAAAGACTCTGAAAATTTTCCCTTTTTCATTTACTAAAAAAGTTGATCTGTTTACACCCATGTATTCACGACCCATGAATTGTTTTTTGCCCCATACGCCGAATTTCTTTGCAACGTCTTTCTCCGTATCTGCAAGCAAGATAAATGGCACCTTCATTTTTTCGCCGAATTTCTTGTGAGATTCTTCGTCATCTGGACTTATTCCTAGTATATCAATATCTGCATTCTTGAATTTCTTATAGTCTTGGGCAAACTCGGCTGCCTCTGTCGTGCATCCTGGAGTAAAGTCCTTTGGATAAAAATAAACAACATATTTTTTTCCTTTTAAATCTGATTTTTTAACTAGCTTTCCAGTAGCGTCCTTTAATCTAAAATCTGGAACATCATCACCCTCTGCAAGCATAAGATACGTTTTTTCATTCCCTAATTATTTTTTCTTATTCGAATGTTTTATATGGTAATTCCAAAGGTGATTGACTGATGGTAAATCCACGTGCATGGTTTGCAGAAGCTATCGCAACGTATGCTTTGGTTTTCTTTGGGCCACTAGCTATCATACTAGCCGCGGTCGCATTTGGGACTGGTCTGTCAATTCAAGCAATAGTTATGATATCTTTGGCACATGGTGCTGCAATTGGTTTGATGGTTTATACATTTGGTCATGTTTCTGGTGCTCACATTAATCCTGCTGTGACAATTTCCATGTTGGTTACAAGAAGAATTGGAATCAAAGATGGCATTGCTTATATTATATTTCAGTTAATTGGTGCAATTACTGCTGCCGCATCACTTAAGGCAATCTTGCCAGATCTTGGTGCCAAGGTAAATTTTGGAACACAAGGTGGACCAAGTGAACTTTTAAACCATAGTGCTATCTCTGGTCTTGCCGTTGAAATTATTTTGACATTCTTCTTGGTTACTGTTATTTTCATGACTGCAGTTCACAAAAAAGCACCTGCAGGAATGTATGGTCTTGCCATTGGTGGCATGATATTTTTGATTCATCTAGTTGGTGTTCCATTGACTGGTGCATCAGTAAATCCTGCAAGAACTTTTGGTCCAGCACTTATTTCGGGATACTGGGATTATCACTGGATTTACTGGGCAGGCCCAATTATTGGTGCAATAATAGCTGGTTTGATAATGAATTATGTCTTTGTAAAAAAGGCAGAACAGCAAGCGGCATAAATTTCAAATCCTGAATTATTTGAAATGTATTATAACGGGTCAAATGAAACTTCCAATGGACCCGTTGCACAGCTTGGATAGTGCGGATGCTTGCGGAGCATCAGGTCGTGGGTTCGAGTCCCATCGGGCCCGCTTTCACTGTGAGTGCGAGTCCTGACTATTTTTGATTACAATCTTGCCATTTGGCAAAATAAAAGGACAAAATACTTGTGTTTTCAGCTGATGATGTTAAAAGTATGAAATAAAAAAATCAGATATTGATTTATGTTCTATAATGAGTGGCCGCAATTATGGCAAAACTTGGCATCTGAATTTTTTGATGCGCCACAAGAAGAACATCTGTGTGAACTAGGATTGTATAATGGTATTGTAATAGTCTCTGGCTTTGAAGTAGTTTGGTTATTTTCAACCGACGTATTTGCATATTTTTCCAACAGAAGTGAATTTGATGAAACAATTTTTGGTGGAATTGTATGCTTGGTTGGTTTTGGTGACTCGTTTCTGATCTGTGTAGTGGCAAAAACGTTTCTTTGTTGAACTTGGACTGTAGATGGCCTTTGTTGTTGAACCTGAACTGTATCTGGTCTTTGTTGATAAATCAGTGACGGGGCTGTTATTTCTATATCGTGGATTCCTTTTGTAGAATGTTCTTTTTCTTCTTGCATTTTTTCAGCTGATCCCTCCATAATCTCACTATAATAGAAGGACACTAGGTGCTCCATTGTTTTTTTCAGACTCAGATCAAGCTTCTCAGAAATCTCTTTTAGCCACATATAGTGTTCAGTGCCTATTGGTACGCTTATAGCCATGGAAGGATAATCTTTTTTGTTCGTATAAGAACTAGGGTGTATCATAGTTGTACAAACAGTCGTATATGACTAATCTAGAATAGTCTCATTCTTGGGAAACATTTTCAGAGATTGGCATTTCTGATTCTTTTTCAGTTATGTGAATTTTCAACCTTTGAGGGTAACAACTCATGATTAGTAATACATCCTCTCTAACAAAAAGCCAAGTGTGTATTCGTTGGTTACAGACTCTAACCTTGAGGTTCAGATTTGCTCAGAATTTAAAAATAAAAAAGAAAAAGCTCCTTTACACTAGTTTCGTGCAGGTGTGCATGCTTGAATCCAGTATTGCAGTACGCCTTGGTTTAGACCAGTAAACATTTTTGCATTCTCGTTGAATGTGTTTATTGCTTGCTGAGTAGCATCAATTGCAGCCAGCACTACTTTATTTTGTACTGCTTGTGCCTTGATGATTTCTTCAGTTACGTCGTTTGCCATCTTTACGATAGCTGCTGGAACACTTGTGTTTATGCCAGCTTTTGTTGCAAATTCATGATTTATGGAAATGGCTGATTCTGTTGCCTTTTGCCATGCTGCAACGTAAGAACGCTGAAGATTTGTTATTGATTGATGGTATTGTGGTATTGTTTTTTCTACCTCATCAAAAAATCTATCTGCGTTATGCTTGTATACTGAGTGGATTTCTTTTGATTCTGTATGGAACTCTTTTGGTTCCGGTGTTGATTTACTCATGTATTCCTATAGTTGGTATCAGCATATATACCTATTGGTAGTGATTGGTAATTAAAACCAACAGCCATAAGAGTTGAAACTATGCCTTTGATCCGTTTTTTGCATGAGTTACAAATGGTAGAATGCAAATCAAAAAATAATGTCTCTATGCCTATTTGTAAATGATAAACATAGAGGTAGCGATGATATTGTTTAGCCGATAAAGTTGGGCTAGAGTCTGTAATCGCTCGGGAGTAAGCTCTGACACTTGTTTCTCGGTATGATGTTAATTGATTTTAAAGATTAAATGCAAATTATTCTATCTATGAATCAATTATAATTTAACATTTTTTGATCGTCTTGCTATATTGGTTTCATAGTTCTATGAATTATCAAAAAAACCATAGAATACACTTAGATAAAAAGAAACAAAGTAAGTCGATGATGATTATTACAAACCATAAAATTCTGTTATTAATTGGGTTTTCAATTATGACTCCTGGTTTTCTTATGAATGCGTATGCCAGTGATCCAGAAAATTATAAACCGGAAATAACTTTGATTGCAGGTGTGTCAATTGATCAAATAGATTCAAATTATAAAAATCTGACAATAGACCATACTAAAGATGCTTATGTTGTTTATTTGGATGGAAACAATCTGTCTACAAAATACACATCAGGAAATTCATTGATTGGCGATTCATCATTTGAGAATATTGTGATTGAAGGAAATTGTTTGAATTCATATGATGTTCCGACTAGAACACAAACAAACGATATGTGTCAACAAGATATCTATTTTCCAGTGCAATATTGGACAGAAACACAAATTGGCAAGTTTATAATATTACAATAAGTGTGTAAGATACATCAATTTTAAAAAGGTTGAACGAATTAGAGAACTTTCTCACGTCTATATCTGTTCTTAATGTATCTGGTATGAAATTGTCCATGAGATGATATTGACTTTACTAAGTCTTCATAGATCTTTTTTGGTACACTAAAGTACTGGTAGATTCCACCATGATGAAATTCTATTTCTAATATTTGGGTTGATTCATTATAGCCAACTGATCTAAGATCACTCGATTTAATTCGTATTCTTTCCATATTTCTCAAATTTTATGAAAACTATCTTTAATAATCTAACTCGTGGAATCCAACGGTCGCGCTAAACTTTTTGGATTTTTGTTGAATTTGCTTACTATGTATTGTACTTTATCATCGCCTTCCGGTAAGGGATTGGCACAATGTCCGCATTTTGGCAAAGTAACTACTGCGTCATAATCAATCTCTCCAATGAATCTATCACACTTGGAACAACGTACTGATTTTTTATCATAAATATTCATTATACTGTCTTATACGCGCTCATCTCTAATAAACTGGCTTGATGTGTGATTTACAGTTGTGAAGAACCCATTAATTTTATAGGTATTACAGTTTCAACACAGTAATTGTCTGAAGAAAATAACGCCGATAAAAATGAAAAAGATACGGAGTATTTAGACGAAAGTTATGATGATGACACCAAAACAGATCAAGTGGAGGAAGATTAGTTAATTTTTCATTCCATTGATTGTAATGACAATCCTTGAAGAATTATTCTTGTTTTGCTTTGTCGGCGTTTGATTTTTCATTTTGAATTGCTTTTTTTGTACTTTCTAAATATGCTATGGTAGTTCCCAAGTTTCCAAATCCCATTGAATTAAGTGATTCTGATGGCACCATAATTATGGTATTACCTTGTACCTTGATTGATTCATACAACATGTTGGATTGTCTTAACGCGTATGCAACAGGATTATCAGCATATACTTTTGCTGCCTCTAGAAATTTTTGTGCAACCAGAACTTCGGACTCTCCATATGTCACTCTAGCACTTTTTTCACGTTCGGCCTGAGCTTGCATTGACATTGCAGATTCCAACTCTTGTGGTATTATGACTTGGCGAATCTCAACACCTGTTACTTCGACTCCCCAATTACTTGCCTCGCTTTCTATTGTGGTTCTAATATGGGCATTGATTTCTTCCCTTTTTGAAAGTACATCTTGGAATAATGAAGAACCTATGTTATTACGGAGCGTAGTCTGAGAAACCTGTTGGATCATATTGTTAAAGTTCTCGACATTTAATATGGCATCTTTCGCTCGTTGTTCAATTATTTTGTAACGAAGTATGGCATCGATGGTTACTGGAACATTATCTTTTGTAAGCATCCTTTCTGCTTTGAACTCGCTTACTTTTTCTCTGACATCCACTACGAGAATATTGTCTGCAAAAGGCAGTCTAGTTTGAACACCAGGACCGACCTGTTTGTGATATTTTCCCAGTCTTAGTATTATCGCTCTTTCATATTGTTTGATTATCATAAGAAATGCTGAAACAATAACTATGACCCCTGCAGCTATTGCAAGATAGATTATTGTCTCGTTTTGATAGGAAATACCAATGCCGATGCCAATGATTAGAATTAGTATTCCTATTATGACGTGAGAACCAGATCCTTTTTGATTTACAAATTTGTGTACAAAATCATATTGTTGATATCCGCTAGACAATTCTTTGTCTTGTACTCCTTTGCGCCGAGTCCAATTCTTGATTCTGCATGCTTTACCTGTCTCATCCAAGTATAAAAATCAATGATCCCCAAAACATGAAAACAAACTAGAAATCAACCATTAAATGCAACGGTATCCATATACAATATTGTTACAAAATGTTTCCTGTAATGGAATGTTAAGAAATATGGTGGTATCATGGACAAGGTGAAATTTTTTGCAATCTTTAT
This genomic window contains:
- a CDS encoding zinc ribbon domain-containing protein, whose translation is MAISVPIGTEHYMWLKEISEKLDLSLKKTMEHLVSFYYSEIMEGSAEKMQEEKEHSTKGIHDIEITAPSLIYQQRPDTVQVQQQRPSTVQVQQRNVFATTQIRNESPKPTKHTIPPKIVSSNSLLLEKYANTSVENNQTTSKPETITIPLYNPSSHRCSSCGASKNSDAKFCHNCGHSL
- a CDS encoding SPFH domain-containing protein — encoded protein: MDETGKACRIKNWTRRKGVQDKELSSGYQQYDFVHKFVNQKGSGSHVIIGILILIIGIGIGISYQNETIIYLAIAAGVIVIVSAFLMIIKQYERAIILRLGKYHKQVGPGVQTRLPFADNILVVDVREKVSEFKAERMLTKDNVPVTIDAILRYKIIEQRAKDAILNVENFNNMIQQVSQTTLRNNIGSSLFQDVLSKREEINAHIRTTIESEASNWGVEVTGVEIRQVIIPQELESAMSMQAQAEREKSARVTYGESEVLVAQKFLEAAKVYADNPVAYALRQSNMLYESIKVQGNTIIMVPSESLNSMGFGNLGTTIAYLESTKKAIQNEKSNADKAKQE
- a CDS encoding MIP family channel protein; the protein is MVNPRAWFAEAIATYALVFFGPLAIILAAVAFGTGLSIQAIVMISLAHGAAIGLMVYTFGHVSGAHINPAVTISMLVTRRIGIKDGIAYIIFQLIGAITAAASLKAILPDLGAKVNFGTQGGPSELLNHSAISGLAVEIILTFFLVTVIFMTAVHKKAPAGMYGLAIGGMIFLIHLVGVPLTGASVNPARTFGPALISGYWDYHWIYWAGPIIGAIIAGLIMNYVFVKKAEQQAA
- the bcp gene encoding thioredoxin-dependent thiol peroxidase, which translates into the protein MLAEGDDVPDFRLKDATGKLVKKSDLKGKKYVVYFYPKDFTPGCTTEAAEFAQDYKKFKNADIDILGISPDDEESHKKFGEKMKVPFILLADTEKDVAKKFGVWGKKQFMGREYMGVNRSTFLVNEKGKIFRVFEKVKPAGHAQEVLEAFKN